The window ATGCACATGCaatattttaatttctggttAGCTGTGTGCATATTTAGGGAACCCACGGATACAGACACAACCAAGAGAACCAGATGTACATATTCTTAAAGATGAGAAATATATACATTCTCACATTTTAATGATAGTTTATGCTGGGCCAGTAATGAAAGATACCAACCTTGGTTTTCTAACTGTAGCAGTAGGCATATATTAAAAGGATAGAAAgggtttgtgatggtttgtatatgctcaggcCAAGGAGTGGCACtttgaggaggtgtggccttgttggagtaggtgtggctttgttggagtaggtgtctcactgtgggtgtggccttgaaTGCCCTAGCCCTAGCTGCCTAGAGaggagtattctgctagcagccttcagatgaagaggtagaactcgcAGCAGCtcctgcgccatgcctgcctggatgctgccatgataatggactgaacctctgaacctgtaagccagccccagttagatgttttcctttatatgagttgccttgatcatggtgtctcttcacagcagtaaaaccctaactaagacagaagttggtaccagggactggggtattgctaaaatatatagtaaatgtGTCGTACTAAATCATCCTTTACTCCTAATACACTTCATCCCTAATACAACAGAGATTTAAAATACAATAACGTCAATACGTGATACCTTGTCGCATTGTCCACAATCAGCTGTGACTCTGTCCTGTGGTTCGTCTTTAGTTCGATGGCACACTGTCTTGACTTAAGAGTCTCAAAGACATCTTGCAGCACGTTACCAGGTTCAATACTGGGCAACTGTCTAATATCACCTAAAGGGATGggagcataaaaaaaaaaaagattttacttaACCAGGATTCTAAACTGTGTACATTATTTGTATTCTGCTCATTGACATACAATATAGTTATAGACCTTTTGTAACTTAGAAAGCCCCCCCCCGAAATCtttatctaaattttttttaaaatgttaactatcCTAGAAGTCAGGAGAAGGAATGGGGTCGGTGAAGGTAACTGAACAAcgatgtatgaaattctcaataaaaatgaattctcAATACAAATATTACATTCAAAAAATACTAGATGTTTTCCAAATCAAATTAAGTTGCACGTGACATAAAAAATGTGTGTGAAGACATAATAAGGTGACAAATTTTTAACTGATCTCCTTTCGTGACTGTGACTCAGGAAAGCCACTTGTAACATACACCTCAGAACATGTTTAGAAATCAGACCTCAGCTATCTTGTCTGCGGTCACTCTGCACATTATTCACTCTGTGTTACAGAACATGAGGGAGCCCTGACCTCACCTGCATGAGACAAGCCTactaaacagaaaatgaataagCTGAATCgacacaaaaacagacagatcCCAGCCAACTGATGGCAGCGCTTTAGGCTACTGAAAATCTTCTTGTGACCCAAAAAGCAAACtctagagagaagaaaaatatctgCTGGGTGACAACTGGGTGAGCGCTTAAGACGTTAACAGAATCGGCTGCTCATCAAATACCCTCACAAGCCTAAAATAAATGGTATTTATATACAATCCCATTACAATTAAATCATGGAATCGACCGCTCACTAAAACTCCACAGAATCTAACTAAATCTCACCAGATTAAGAGGCTGGTGAGGCCTAATTTGAATTATTAGCTTAGAATCATAAAATTACTGTAAAGTGGTCTATAATTcagactttttattatttccaaatGATCTACATCCTGATTTATTCTGACTCCGACATTTTTACTATTTCAATAGCCATTACTCAAGCAATAAGCAGTAACTTAGCATGCCCCATCTCGTTCCTCCTTGCTTGCCAATACACTAGCCAGATGACACACCCAGGTTGGTAGGGACAGCAGGCAGCCTTAACTCAGTGGCTTTGCTCTGGGCTGTGAGAAAAGCTTCCCACCTCCAGCAGACCAAAGCCCGAGTGACACCCACAGCAGACCAAAGCCCGAGTGACACCCACAGCAGACCAAAGCCCGAGTGACACCCACAGCAACGCCTGCAGAGCTTTAACAGAAGGTACAGACTCTCGGCAGTTCAACTTACCAAGGATTATAAGCTTAGACAGTTTGGAGTGTTCGCATAGTAACTTTAAAACTGACTTGAAGATccctacagacaccaaactcccTTCGTCCACAACCAGAACTCGAACTGTAGAGAATTTCCACGGCTTGTCCACCTCATTTTTCTTCCACATATAAAAGCTGTAATTGACCTGTAAGTAAAGTGTGAGTATAAAAAAAGAATCAGGTTAGAAGTAACAagcatgtagttttaaaaataaagcaaaactgaTGGGTGGGAAGGcataaaagatggaaagaaaaagaaaacacagtacaGAGCATTCCACTTACAGGGATGaatgcacaaataaaataaaataaaataaaatagatgaattttaaaaatttcaaactatAAAAGGttcaaacagttaaaaaaaaaatgtttcccagtGAGCCTTGAGCTTAACTTAATAGTAAGCTTCAACCAAAGTTTACCTTGCACAAAAACCTAAAGACTTCTCCCACTGCTGTAAACAAGAAAAACGATCTATTACTTTTCTTTCCCAATAAACCTCTTGGCTTTCTGAGCTCTTCTAATCCTCTCTTTCTTTACTAAGTCTCCATTcaagtattccaaacttctgaccACCACCCTATAAAACAACCCAGCTAACAAGAGTACTtataatatgattatttttaaaatagatgacTCAATGAGATAATTTCAAAATTCTACTGTTAAAGCTCAAACTCCCTCCCTGCCTTAAGTTTATTTCCAGTATTCTACAATACAGACTTCTTTCCAGTCAATAAGTCACCCAACCCCTCAGCACTCCACAAACGAACACTCTCCCCAATGCCTGTGGAAGGCTTTCCTCTAACTAAAATGCCCACCTCCTCACTGGAGCCTACTAGGGCGTTAAAGTTCTTCCGACCACACAGAACAGGATGGCTCAAGattctgcctctcaagtccttACACTACTATCACCCACGAAGTACTCATTTTTGCAGCCATATTGAATCATTTCACTTTTGATATGTGACTACTGGCCAGATGCAAGAGAGGAAGACGATCAACAGAGAACAAGCTCAGTTCCACAGAGCTTTGCATTCTATCGTAGAGAAATGTCTTCTTCCACCTCCGGTGCTCCAGGTAACAGGGTCATTCTTTGTGACCAGTCCTCGCAAGATAACACATCATACAGGGAGCTAAGCTATACCATTAGGCACATACTTTGATCCCCTTGGCATTTGCTCAGGATAAGGATGTCCCAATGAAGGAAGCTGTCAAGCACTTTCTGAGCCCATGTCCACTCTCTGGCTGCAAACTGGGATGCTTACAAACAGGCCATCCTGAGTAGGACTGATTTAAGTGATTAGCTATTACAGAATAAAGGCATAGACTTTTAACAAGAACAGTAAGCCCCATTACCCTTGGAAGATAAGCTCCAGGTAGGGTAGTGAACCCTTAGATGAGTACGGACATATTGCATCAGCTGATCTGATGGCAGAAACGGCCATCAAGCGCCAAATGGGCAGGTAGCTTATGCAGCACTGGTACCTTGCAAAAAGCTAAGTCCCATCTCCAGCTGGACTGGATGAAATCAGGTGAGACCACATCACAGGGCTCAGGACACTGTGCAGTTAAACTTGACGAACTGATTTCTTTCTGAGTGTAAACAGCGAGGCAGAGTAACCAGAAAGGGTAGCTCATATGCCTTCCACAGTTTGAGGCCACCAGGCATCTCCTTCCCAACAGGATTTCCCCTCCATCAGAGCTGAGCTGATCCAAATGAAGCGGCAAAGCAACCAGGAATGCCAGCAACAGTGGCAGAAGGACTGCTACTGTCCAAGTGTCAGttcacacttgggaggcagaagccgcAGGCAGTGTATGGAAAATATCCTCAAGGAGGGACCCACATTGCTGGATGTATCCAACGTGGTGTTTAAATATCTGGGTGCTGTGTTCATCGATCAGGAGCTGAGGTAAGATGCCGAACTATATCACAGCAGAAACTAGGTGCTAtgaatctcagcactgggactacAAACAGCAGCCAGAGCAGCGGAGGAGGATCCTACACTCAGCtgtagagaagcccagaggagcCAGGCAACAAAGGCAGGGGATCTGGGAAGGTCTGAcatggtggggaggcaggagagaatgAGGTAGAGATGGACACTACAGTGTAAAACTCCTGGGGAGGACTTACAAACTCTCGAGTCAGAGAGTGTAAGTCAGTAGGAAAGTACTTGCCAGGTATGAAAAAGATCCGAGTTTTATCTcccatatgaaaataaaaaagaaagaaaaactgacaaGCTGATTACTTCTGAATAAGAAGCAAAAGATGTCTTTAGGAAAATGTTTTAACTGCAGACAACACTGTCAGAGGTTTTTTACCTGACACAGCGTGTAAGCCGGAAGATGGGTTCTCTGCCTCAATAAGCCAGCTGCCTTCCCTGTAGGTGCGGTGAGCAACACTTCTACAGCCTTGTCCACCCCAGCTGGACTCTGCTTAGGACAGGCAAGCCATTCTTCTGAGGCTTCCTGGTCTTGTTCAAAATCTTCACAGGCTTGCTGCACTTCCCTTTCTTCCAGATGCTCCACGTGCTTAAAAAGACGGCTAACGATGGTGGTCTTCCCACAGCCGCCTTTCCCGCTGAGCACAGTCACCGCATTGGCACAGATCGCCTCCAGGGCGACCACCTGATCTCGATCCAGTGGGACGTCATTTATTTCTGCATTCGCAACGTGTTCGCCATTACTTCTAACACGGTCACCACCATCTTGTGGGTCTAAAACACTGTCACCCTGCTCTGACcctaccacatctggcttgctCCCTCCCATGGCCTCAGCACTTCCTGGATCATCTTGCTTTGCACTGCTAATTGATGCCAGGACTTTCTTCACATCCACTTTCAAATACCACGGGGGTCTGTTCATCAGCTCACATATGGAGGAGGCGATGTCTTGCTCGGCCTCGTACagttcagaaagaaagacaaagtccTTCTCATAAATTACCACGTCAATGTCCCTCAGAAACTCCAGAGACTGACATGCTTCCTCGAATGACATATGCTCCGACAAGCCCGAGGTCAAGTCCGTTATTTCAACATATGTGTGTCCATCTTCTCTGCATGTCTGCCTCAGCTTAGAATATATGACCAATGCATTCTTCTGCAGGGGAGTCATCAGCCGGAGCAGCGAGGGGCACTGACTGAATGCTGTCCAGCTGGCCTCGCAGCGCAGCAGTTTCAGCTCTCTGTAGGTTATCTGTAGGAAAAGAGAGTTCAGGACGGCTCATACAAAGGATACACATATTGATGGGTTTTATACCTATAGTTGAAACTGTGCTATCTTAAACATTTTCAAGCTCTAAAAGATATATATTtctgttggagagatggctcagcagttaagagtaccgactgctcttccagaggtcctaagttcaattcctagcaaccatctgtaatggcagctcacaaccatctgtaatgggatccaatgccctcttctggtgtgtatgaagacaactacagtgtgttcatatacataaaataaataaaatctttttaaaaaagatatatagtTTCACAAAATTTAGGGAAAAAGGTTGTATAGCTAACAGATCAGTGATacttttgggttgttttggtttggttttgccatagctggtttttttttttttaactgctttgTTAACTACAATTAACAATGGCAGTTCTACAATTAACAAATCAGTTTTCAACATCAAACAACACTACATGGCTTAaggcacacacgtatacacatgtAGGCATCCCCTGATTTATTCTTTGCCAGGTCTCCTACAGGCAACATCACAAATGGTTTCTTCCTCCAGACCTGACTCCCACATTGGAACAGTCATTCCTTTTCTCAACTCTTTAAGAACCCTGTAAGATAACAATCACTAAATCTCTAATATAGATAAGAGCCTGTGCTCTCATCTAGACACAAGCCTCAGTTCTTGTCTGGGGAAAGctttagcacacacacacttaattagTCCAATGAAATCAGAGTTTAACACGTAATAAGTAAGATTCCTAGTAGAGAGGCATCCTGCACTGACATCACTTTTGCAGGGGCCTTAGCACATACTGGGAAGTGAATGGCTACCTTACTCTCTGGCTTGCTTGGTTTGCCATTTGTTTATCAataattcttcccaaacactAGAAAGGAGGCATCTCACCACATTACCCTTCACTTCCATTGTCTTCGTGGGGATGCCCTTCTTGAAGCCTCCATTCCTTTTAGAGACTGCCTAGTGttctctcaaaaatcaaacactaAACTCCCGACTGTCTCAGAATGAGACTCCACTTGGAGACAGTGCCTTTCAAAGAGGTTGTAgtggctcttcctggttgtcaacttgactatatctggaatgaattacaattcagaattggaaggctcacctatgatcctaagctggaggctgggagataaaagtttctgacctgaatcttggcatggagatcttgaggcacagtggcaatgaatcccagaagacagggagatctctgagctcaaagtCATCTGGGACAAAACAAGACTCAGATCCacgtggtagcacacacctttaatctgggccacaccttctgctagagacctacataaggaccttggaagaagaaagagccgctctctctccttcacctgcttgccttgtgggactgagcaactaacTGCTAGATtgttggacttccattcacagctgctactGACCATTATTGGAGAGTTAGACTATAGACTactcatcaacaaattcccttactatatagagactactcataagttctgtgactccagagaaccctaaTACAGAGGTGATGCGTGTTCAATAAGACCACAGCACTAATGATAGTATCAGAGTGGGCCTGAAGCTCCTAAGACTGATGTCCTTCAATGAAGTAAGTTCCCCAGGAAGAACAACTCCTGCAGTAAAGACACCGGACAcaaataagatttctttttttggtttttcgagacagggtttctctgtgtagccctggttgtcctggaactcactctgtagaccaggctggcctcaaactcagaaatctgcctacctctgcctcccaagtactgggattaaaggaatgtgccaccactgcccagctacaaatAAGACTTCTTGACACTAACACAGAGGTAAGGAGAGACGTGTCTCCTGATGAATGATCCATCACGTTTCTCATGGATcactcctgccttagcttcctctGATATCCCTAAGTCTAGAGCCCCTCTGGAGAAGGTCATCAAAGGGTACCTCTATTTCCTTGCTAGGATGGGAGGCAGCAACCCCTTAATTTTCATACTGAAGCTCATCAAACTTAATCAACTGCCTTTTCATCTGGAAAACCACTTGATAGCTACCAAGATTTAAGGAATGCATTGACTCCTAGCACCATCCAGGCCCTCAGAGGCTactttcaattcttgatctcttACAATAACAACAAATTTGGACTTACATGTAAATGGGATTACTGTGCCAATTAGGGAGCAAATGACAGCATGATGTATCCTGAGAGTATGCCTCCAGTAATTCAGAATGGGAAAGGGGAGATCTTGTGGCAGAACAGAATGGACTCAGTGAAATCCTAAGAACTGCTGTCCTCAACAAGACTGACAAATGCAGCTAAGTGGCAGAAAAGCCTGTCATACCACGTGACATCGAATGACCAAATTAATAGCAATAATCTGAATGGCATACGCCTCgctattttgttttccattgatGATTCAACTGACTATATTATTCATTGACTCTACCCTCATGTCAGACCTAAGACATTTCCATCTATCTGTAACACACAAGAGACAAAATCCCAACACTAAGTCCATACATATTCTCCATAGAAAGAAATCCAAACATTGCCAGATTTGAAGAACTCTGCCTTATATAAGATTACAAaatgctgccaggcagtggtggcacatgcctttaaccccagcacttgggaggcagaggcaggcggatttctgagtttgaggccagcctggtctacagagtgagttccaggacagccagagctatacagagaaaccctgtctcgaaaaaccaaaaaaaaaaaaaaaaaagattatgaaatGTGGAACCAGGGTCTCACTTACCCTCCTGAAGCCAAGCTTCCATGGCTGTGTACGCAGAATCTCTTCTATGCGTCCCAGCACCCCTTCAGAACAAGAGCTGATGAGCCTTTTGAAGTGCCGAGGAAAAAGCGTTGGAAGGAATTCCATGACTTTGGGGAACTGCAGAGCTGTCATTACACTTATAAAAGGGACTGCAGGAGATCAGGAAAGAGCAAGTCAAAACACACAAGTGAGCCCAGACAGATGGACTGGAGGAAGTTTCTCTCTTAGCGCAATTTGCTTCTTCCTTTGTTATAAACAGCAAACTTTCTACTATTATATACTTAATACTTtagtcttctgttttgtttgcaacacaatcataaaaataaaccttgaaTGCATCTTGTAAGGGTAAACTTAAAATGAAGCACAAAAACCAACCACTTGCACATTAACTTTTACAATTATTTTCCCAACTGTAACTATGACTCTTTTGACCTCCAAGTCATTTGGTATGATACAAAATTCATCTGCTctcatgaagaaagaaaattctttctgTATATAGATGTTCAGATTGAAAACCATAGTTTGAAGCTATTTTAAGTTATTtggaattgaaatatttttaaaattccaaagctttctttctctttagtctTCTTAAAAACAGGCCCTGAGTTCTGTTTTAGTGACTCAGAATACTCTCCACAAACCCAAAAGTCAAGAAACAGAATCACAATTTCAAGGTAGATGCCCCAGATCTTGAAGATCACCATACAGAATCCATGTTGCAGGGGAAGAACACCAAACGCAACACGTTTTCATCAAACTGACTTCCAAGAGGACCCAGGTATGCCCAAACTTTTGATGTTGTCACATAAAAGGTTTATGTCTTAAAACCAAGCAACTaagtcacaaaaaataaatatcaatatatctcatgtcttttttttggggggggcagacttcaagacagggtttccctgtatatccctggctgtcctgggactcactctgtagaccaggatggcctagaactcagagatcacccTTCTTCTGTCAagcaagtgctggattaaaggtgtgtgccaccactgcccagctaaatatCCTATCTTAAATAAGGTTATTTTCCCTTGAACCATGTTCATAGCTATATCTGCAGCCACATGTGGCCTGCAGGCTCTGAGAAAATCTGTGTCCTCAATCTGAAACACTTGTGAGAAATAGTTGgatcttttttttctcataatctAAGATAATAATATAAGAAAGTGTGGGGATGAGACCCAAGCCTAAATATACAAcccatttatttttcatatgcaCCTTAAACACAGAAGCTGAAAATAACACTGTAAaggattttaataattttgtggATGAGACAGAGTTCATGCTTACGGATCAAAAGATGTCACCTGTAGTAACTTGTCCATGGTCAAAAAGCTTTACCTCATAGAGCGCTTCAGAGTTTCTGGTTAGAGATGCTCAATTCACCCAATGGAAGGTATGGCAAAATTAACAGTTGAAGCACTCCAGTCCCTGAATGTCTGGATGACACAAAAACTCAACAATAAAAATCCTACTTACATGATTTTTCCACTTTCATCTCCTCACCCTGCTCATTTTGTGTAGACggctttttatctttcttttcggTTTCTCTGTTGAAATTCTTTAATGTTTCCAGAAGATTTTCAAAGTTTAGATTTTCAAAGCTTGACACTTTATCTacccattttaaaaattcctgtaTGCGCTGAGGATCTAAGTTGCATTCTTTAAGAAAAAGCGAACAGATATGTTTTTGATCTGGTGGCGACATATCAGCCTGTAGAAAGTATGATGGAAAGCCTTGAACTTGATAGCTCTTGGATCGCACATGTTTCACAACCTGGACCTTCACACGCCACCATGGATCTTTGAGTGGGAAACGTCCATACACGGTACATTTCTCTTTAGTCTTTTCATCAGGAATAGACactaaatgagaaaggaaaataacaggAAATTTGCAAAGGTTTCCCTCAACATTTACCTCGCTCTGATccccttacacatacacacaggcagcacCCATACAGACATGTACCCACTACCTGTAACACTTCACTCTGCCTGCCCATTTCTCTGACTGTCTACAACAGGACGCTGCTCCATCTGTGTATTCTGGAAGTAAGCACAATGCAAGCCATGGATCTGTTCTTCTAAATCCTACCACCATCGCCTTAGGCAATATCAGCCTTCCCATAGGTCTTAAAGAACTTACCATGGTGTCTCCCTTTGCATAGTTGTTCAGAGGAACTCGCTTCTCCTGGCCGGTTCCTACTCAGCTCAGCTGACTTGTTTAGCAAAGTTGTGTCTAAATCTCATGAATATCACTTCTCCAAGTGCTGTCTGGTACTAAGTACTAAGTTGTGGTTACTTCTCTGATTAATGAATGGGTACCTAGgtactatagagatggctcagcagttaaaagcactggctgctcttccagaggttctgggttcaattcctagtaaccacatggtggctcacaatctctataatgggatctgatgccctcttctggtatgcaggtgtacatgcagatagggcactaatgtacataaataaatcttttttaaaaaaaatggctgctTAATTCATGAGTAGTTTTTCCACTGAGATGGCAacttcgccattttctctccctgGCCTGTCTCGGTACCAAATGCTTGGCCAGGATAGTACATTTCCATCAACATGTAATCCTTTGTATTAAACATAACCATAATTATGTTTAAGTTGCCAATAGTCAGTTGCCACACATGGTCAGCAGCTATTACTGTACTAGACCATGaaaatacaatgtgtgtgtgtgtatgaatgcatgtgtgtgtatgtacatgtatgtgtgaatgtgtggacATGTACAtaagagagtgtatgtgtgtgaatgtgtatgagcgtgtttatgtatgtgtgtattgctgcatgtatatgtgtaaatctaagtgtatgtgagtgtgtgtgtttttgtgtagcCAGCCGTGCGCTACCGTGCACACGCTCGTTTTCTCAAAGTTGCTTAAGAACAACTCcattagctgggcggtggtggcgcacgcctttaatcccagcacttgggagacagaggcaggcggatttctgagttcgaggccaacctggtcagagtgagttccaggacagccaggactacacagagaaaccctgtctcgaaaaaaaacaacaataacaacaacaacaaaaagaacaactcCATCTTTGATTCAGCCACTGTAGTGTAATAATTAAAAGATTCTGTTTCTAGGTGGGAATAAGGGCGTATATCTATTTCCTCGACTGTAAAACTACCCCCAACTGTTAACTTTAAATGAGATGATATATGTTAAAAACCAAGCCTAACACCGTATGAGTTCTGAGTCACTGTTATTACCACTATATCTTAAGTACAGCGAAGCAGCCAGCCACACCACAGATCTGTCTGTCAACTGCAATGGACGCCGGGCGCCGGGTAGTGAGAATCGAAAATACTTCTTTGAAACCTGCCAACCCAGCTCAGCTGGCGCTCACTCACCTCGCATGCGCCCAGGGAGGCTGCCCGCCTTGATGCCCCCGCTGCAGAGCTCCTCGGCATCCACAAACTCCGAGTCCTGCTCGCCCTCTTCCTCCTGCGCACAGTCCTCCTCCTCGTCGTCGCTCTTATACGGGTGCAGAGGGCCCAGGAGCTCGCGCAGACGACCCTGCCCAGCCATTATCTTCTCTGCGAACTCAGCCCAAAACAACTCTACAAAAACCCGCGCGAGGAGTCCAAAACTGAAACCAATCAACTCTGCTAGGGTACGCAGGTCAGCTTCCGGGAACATCAAGGAGACTGGCGCCATGGGGGCGTAGTCTGAGCTATGCTCCGCCCCAAGAGGAGGGCTAGTGACAGGCAGGACCCGCAGGCTGGGTGGATGCCCTCCTGCAAGTGTCACTGGGGGCCAGCTGCTGACAGTTTCAGAACTGCTCTTTTTAGAGGTGCTGGGCGTTTCCTGCGGAGAGGGAAACTTGGTGAAAGGTCACTTGGGCCCAGAAAACCCTGGTAAAGCTGGGCATCCGCTGTTCACCCTCCTAAAAAGAACACAGCCGAGGCCTCTAAAGACCTTGGGGAGCCACCCAAAACACAAGAGTGAATCTCCAATCCGGAGAGCGTGGTGGCGATGGCTCAGTACCTCCTTAAAACGTAAAAGCACCGCGGAGAAGTTGAATTTACATCATCTAGGGCATTTATCCAGGTAGATATCTAGGTCTCTTTGTATACCCGCTGCATTGGGAGTTAAAGTTGTgatgcattttcttatttttaatgcgTGGCCTGGGTTGTCTATTTTTACGCTTTGCTGTCTTTGGAAACCACTGGCTTTGATAGCTTTTGAAGCCCTTTCATCCTTTCCCGTTTAGATACTACTCTACTCGACTTCTTAAAGCTGACCCAGATCCTGTTTTCAGTAAAGAGGTAGGGACTTGTAGCCCAGAGAATACACAGAATTgaggtagaaaataaaagaacaaaagaatgatgCAAAAACTGAGTACTGTTGCCAAGGTTCTTTAGGTGCAGGGGTAGGATTTAAAAGTTACAGTGCCCTTTAAGGAGCGCTATAAAACACTTACTTTAtgattattgtttatttattatgtaattaCTCTGTTAATCCTAAAAACTACAATGTTTTACTAAACCCCAAAACTGTGATGCTGGTTTCTAATAAAGGCATTTGTCATACCCAGATGTCACGTGCATAGGATCAACCATCAGCAGGTTAAATACACTTTTAAGTGGAATTCCATTTGGAATGAATACATACAGGCATCTTTCTTTTAGATTCCATTTTTGTAAATGTGCGTGTCTTTTGcttacatgtgtgcctgtgcagtATGTGCATGCCCAATGCAAAGcttcccctgcaactggagttacagtacacttagttgccatgtgggtgctgggaatggacctaggtctctggaagagcagttagagttcttaactgctgagccatctctctatccctcagACATTTTCCTGGCCATTCTCTGAACAATGCCAAAAACGTTCTATAGCATTTTCCCTAGTGTCTGAAGAGGTCAGAAATCAATCCCCGACAGGTGCAGAAGGACTGTGGTATAAGCAACCTTTGAAAAAAACTGAACTAATGGTCACCTAAGGTATATAGATAAATATTCCTGGAAGGA is drawn from Mastomys coucha isolate ucsf_1 unplaced genomic scaffold, UCSF_Mcou_1 pScaffold4, whole genome shotgun sequence and contains these coding sequences:
- the Helb gene encoding DNA helicase B; the protein is MAPVSLMFPEADLRTLAELIGFSFGLLARVFVELFWAEFAEKIMAGQGRLRELLGPLHPYKSDDEEEDCAQEEEGEQDSEFVDAEELCSGGIKAGSLPGRMRVSIPDEKTKEKCTVYGRFPLKDPWWRVKVQVVKHVRSKSYQVQGFPSYFLQADMSPPDQKHICSLFLKECNLDPQRIQEFLKWVDKVSSFENLNFENLLETLKNFNRETEKKDKKPSTQNEQGEEMKVEKSFPFISVMTALQFPKVMEFLPTLFPRHFKRLISSCSEGVLGRIEEILRTQPWKLGFRRITYRELKLLRCEASWTAFSQCPSLLRLMTPLQKNALVIYSKLRQTCREDGHTYVEITDLTSGLSEHMSFEEACQSLEFLRDIDVVIYEKDFVFLSELYEAEQDIASSICELMNRPPWYLKVDVKKVLASISSAKQDDPGSAEAMGGSKPDVVGSEQGDSVLDPQDGGDRVRSNGEHVANAEINDVPLDRDQVVALEAICANAVTVLSGKGGCGKTTIVSRLFKHVEHLEEREVQQACEDFEQDQEASEEWLACPKQSPAGVDKAVEVLLTAPTGKAAGLLRQRTHLPAYTLCQVNYSFYMWKKNEVDKPWKFSTVRVLVVDEGSLVSVGIFKSVLKLLCEHSKLSKLIILGDIRQLPSIEPGNVLQDVFETLKSRQCAIELKTNHRTESQLIVDNATRISRRQFPEFDAELNISDSHTLPLSIQDKTFIFVRLPEADSSSQSSKGEHRSNLYSAVQTLLQRNDFCSFESSKTSQFIAFRRQDCDLINDCCCKHYTNHIIKDHEKKLVFAVGDKICCTRNAYLSDLLPDNDQKAKGKGYGDGPDDNDAKSKQEFENSIRLCNGEIFFITQDVTDVTFKRKRLLTINNEAGLEVTVDFSKLMANCQIKHAWARTIHTFQGSEENTVVYVVGKAGRQHWQHVYTAVTRGRSRVYIIAEESELRSAIRKRSFPRQTRLKHFLQKKLSGSCASSTGFSSQPSSPRAGGRPDMQPPASPLCRTPDNKATANGARDEASSATKEGFTFDERWLSTSFYDMDTDEASAQLRGSKRTGDDFPFDEESPSKFRMVEEPSPQVSSIFRNLRLNNLAPRQLFKPTDNQETGQSAVVDHTKDPSNQETEMQES